GCCCACCAAAAGTCGaattgctcttcttcttttttacgaGCGATATATTTACACGTCGTCATGAGTCTTGAGTCATGACCCAGAAAGTCCGGGTACATGTCAAGCCTAGTCTTCCCTCTGGAGAGAAGGAAGAAGGGGCTCGGGATGGATATAAGGATATAACCAACtcggttttttttcaagcttttttTATTGCTGGCAGTAACAACTTTTTGATGTCGCCCGTTGTGCAGAAATGATATGACCATGAACTCTTGTTTGTGGTCCCCACTTGAGACAcgtcaaaataaatcaaataccaAATCGATGCCGCCCAAAAGTCTAAACCGAAATGACGggcgatttattgattttctaaTGTGGCGATTTTGCAGGTACGTTGCCGGGCGGAAGGGATGAAGCTACGCGCTAGCGTGACAAGAAACGGTACGAGCACTTGTCACGGCCGAGCGCCCGATAGCAACTTCCACTTGGTCTTCTGGCTCTACCTGATTTTCCGTACGTGCGGAGAAATGGCCGTCATCGGAGCCGTTCTCCTCCTGCGGATCGTCACGCTCAACGAAGATCACGAACGAGTCGAGGCCGTCAGTGGAGCCAGTTGGTTGACGCAGCGACGGTCATCGCTCATCCTATGGTGGATCTGGGGTCTATTCGGTCTAGTTGCAATGGCGCCTCTGGCCGGATGGATAGCCGATGTTGTCAGTCTAGGGATCGCTTTCTTGCTGGGCAGCGTCATGCTCGGACTGGCCGCCTTCTGCATCGCCCTCTCGCCGGCTCCCGCTCATCCAGCCCGCCCACATCCCATCCTGGCGGCCACTTTGGCCGTCGAAGAGGAGCCCGAAGAATTCACCCGTGTGACTCCGCCCGTCTACCGCATCTCGGCACGAGATCTTCGCGCCATTTTATCTGATGGGACGGCCGTTCTCATTCTCCTGTTTATGCTACTGTTGGGAATGGCCGCCGCCGTCAATCCCACCATTCTATATTGGTATTTCCTGGAATTGGGTTCAACCAGGTTAATGCTGGGCGCTTCCGTTTCGACCTGGCTGGTGATGGCCCCGCTTATCCTCCTGCTCAGCGGATGGCTGTGGAGGCGGTGCGGCCATCGTTACATTTTCATTATCGGACTCCTATTGTACTCGATCCGCTTCCTCGGTAAACTTATTCTTGTCccaattttcaattgatttgaaacacTGAAGAGTAGTCTGAATGACTTATTAATTGACTGGATTTTCCTTGTGCATTTCGCAGGGTACACGATGGTCGACCAGGTTGTGTGGCTCGTTGTCATAGAAACGCTGGAGCCGTTTTGCAGTTTGTGGATGTTGTTGACCGCCTCGGCTCGCATTGAGCAACTCGAGTGTCGGAATCGTGGCGTGGGCATCCGCGCAGATCGCTGGCGCTCGTGGAAAGTTAATAGCTGGGCATTGATCATTCTCTTCCACTATTCATTCGGTACTTACAGTAACACGATCGAGCGTCAGCGTCATGTCATCgatttagttttttgtttttttgtttttttgtttttccctcaAGGGATGTTGATAAATTATCCCATCAAATATgtaaaagaatagaaatattAATGAACTCTTTGTGAAACAGGACGAGCATTGGGTGGCTTGGTGTCGTCGTTTGCGGCTCACTATTTCGGTCTGATGAGAGCTTTCATAGGAGCTGCACTCATTAGCCTTTTTGTAGCGGCTGTCTGGTTTTTCTGGATACATCTGAAATCTCCCTGTCAGCAGTCGAGTCGACCAAAGAATTTAAACACCGCCGATGCCACCAGTCAGTTTCCCAAAGGTATTTCGATCCTTCCCAAGTTGTTTCTTGTCAAGGCACTAGCAATTTTAGTACATTCTCGCAGACGGAATTATCTAGCACTAGAGGCTTTGCAAAAGAAAATCCTGAGCTGTTCAGTTGTAGGCTATACCTCTTCCGGACAATGCCTTCGTCTTACTTGAATTATCTGATCTTTTCCTGATCTCTCATCTATTGAttatgaccatttttgaatttgtaattaaCCTAGGAGAGCCACCAGCGAGCCGtcggaaggaaaaagaaccgGAACGGAAACAGAAACTTCTGAAATCTAGCCCCGTGTGATCATCGTAGCCATTAGCCACCTATGTGGTCATTTCTCTGACCCCGAGCCTTaatataatgattttttatctttttttcccttgctCACCTCATGCTGTCACATTATGTCACCTCATGAATCCTAACCTGCCTAAAATAAGAATAGAACTAACCGTTGCCTTATATTCTATATGATAATAtacataagaagaaaaaaaaatgtttggctGCATAATATAACATTGAGAAATAATAATGAGGCTTAGAGAGTTAGAACGACGCGCACTGATTTGGAATACAAGAAGACTATGGAAAGATGTCGTTTCATTCTTTATTTCGTTTCATCATTCATATCCTATCTCGTTatcatattaaaaaaacaaaaaccatgttttattggatcaaattaaaaaaaatgaaatacacaGCCAACCAGAAAGGATTGTTGGATTCATCTTTTACTGGCGGCAATCAATAAACTGTTTTTCCaggaaaaagttgaatttgTTTGATATGTCTTCGTCTCTTTGATCAGaagaatttatttcattgctttataatttttatttaattgggGCTTGAGACAATAACAGCCACTCGTTGTTTTGCTTACGGTGGCAAAGAGTAAGGTTATAGTGCGAGATTTCCCGCTGGTAGCTGTAGTCCATCGTTTGAAAGGACCTCTCCCCAAGAAGCCCTTATTGTGGCCTATCTATCATCTAGGTTCACAAGTAGAATCAGCTGTTTCAATATTGCTTTGGCTAGAAGGTTTCCCACGGTTTCCCACGCGCGAGCCACTTGATGAACTCGGATAAAAAGGTATTCGGAGACTACCTTACTTTCCTTTCTTCGGGATATGAAATGCAGCTGTTCTATTCTCTATATACGCTCATCAGGATTGCCTgcgtataaaaatatataaaagtgTTATAACGGCAGTTGTGCAGAGGACCAAAAACAAGAATTGTAGAAAGGCCACGAGTAACGAAGAAAGAAgcatttaaaagatttaaaatttgaaacgtACAGTCGAGATCCAGCTTCTAATGGAAAGATCTGGcgctttcactttttttgcggtacttttttattattaaatcgCATTTTAATGCCGAAGAAACACCAAATCTCAATCATAATGAGGTTCGAATTCGATTCAAAACTATTTGACATAGGCCTATATGGGACATTTGATTGCTTTCTTGAAGCATTTTTGCAATAACAGAGTTTATTCTTTGCCACATTCAGGCAAATTCCTCCTTATCGATCCTTGCGTTGACgtaaatttcttattcttctagTTCTTTTCAGCTCTTTGCATATAGACTTCAGTTCCATCTCTTTCTTTCCACTAGTCACTGCATCGACTAATGTTTCATAATCGGGGCCCCATTAGTGGTGGcaacctagtttttttttgttactaggTAATACTAGGTAAAATACCTAGTTTTTTTAGAATACTAGGTAATACTAGGTTATTTTACCTAGTTTTCGCTAAAACTAGGTAcggtaattgaaaaaaaaactaggtacTAAGTAATAGAAAAAGTACTAAAAATAACTaggtaaaatttttaactaGGTAATTACCTAGTAATATAGGTacctaattttaaaattctaactAGGTAGAACTTTTAAACTAGgttcttcaaaaaattttaatttcccaaACTCGAAACGAGAGGGTCGCCAAGGTCCAAGCGGCCGGCcattatttagaaaatttgGCAGGATAAGTAGTACAGGATAAGGGATAAGGGGAAATTAGGAAATAGAGATTAGATTTACGACCAAGAAGGTCGTTTTACATCGTTAATGCTCATCCTCCAACTAATCAAACTGCCCTCCCACGTAATGGATCCTGTTGGTGCagtttaaataaatcaaatgtcaATTCGTAATGACAGAAGGAGATTGGATATTTCAACTGAGTAAACTCTATTATGCAGAAGCACTCGAGTCTTAAGCCAAACCGAACAGCAAGATATAtgaacaacaattttcaacttcaTTCTTTCAGATTCAGataaaaatgacgaaaaatcTTAAAACATGAGAGTGTGAGAGATGAGAGTCATCATGACTCATAAGAAGTGGTGAGGGACTGTAGGGTCGCCAtaattcgtcatcgtcatcgtcatcgtcatcgtctgcCCATAGGGGGCTAAAATGCGGGATCCGCTGTGGATGCCACCAGGGGGCACCACTAGATTTCAAATCGTCATAGGCTAAAGTTGTGCAAGTTTATCTAGATTTTAatgcttgttttattttaaaaataggcaatactaaattaaatagaaattataatgcaaaaaaattaacaaaattttccTGTATTCTCCAAAACATTCACGCATAGAAAACATAAAACTAATGTAAAAAATAGACGTTACTTCCGAAAAAATTAATCGGCGTAATGTCGTAGATAACTAGACATCCTATAACAAGTTATAAAACAACGCTTCAATCAGAACCTCTGAGATTCTAATTATATTTAGAATTTTGCAAATAAAATAGGGTCAACACGTCCGTCAGAACATGTTATATTACATAGCTAAATGAGTGTATCTatagtatatactatatacactTATATATAATGTATACAATTATATGAGAAGGTACACCGTACACATGAATGACAgtaaggacaaaaattaaatataaaaatatatataattatatgcGGTTATATAATATCgcatataattatatatatttttatatattatgtTATAGGCCctacataaatatataaagtCGTATATAAGTTCAAGGTATTCTCCTATCAAATTAAAGGCAGATAATTTTCCAGAGGTGacgtgaaaatattttaacaaagTAGGTACCAGGGTACCACGTAACTTGAACGGATAAAATCATTACTCTGATAATATCATGGAACTTATCGATTCATTTATAcgtgataaaaatattttgctgCGTCAGGTGGCAGTGGGAAAGCCACCAAGTTTGGTTTTCCCGTCATGAGAAAACGAATCATGATTGTATTATACGGTGAATTTCAACTCACCATCAATAAGCAACCATCAAACATccgaacatttttttaactatAAACATGAATATTAATTCGTATGATTTGATACAACTGTGACACAGAAGCTGAGCTTTCTGAAAGAGATGTCAATACTTCAATAAGCATTTCCCCGTGTTTTCTTTAATGTTGTGttcattttctaaattaattttgcaTTCGCACCTCGTTTTAGTTTTAAGTATTTAATGCGTTACACCAATTGCATTAGCATTACGCTAGACATTAAAAGATATTTGTACTATTCGAACCACAAAAAACTGTAGTGGTTGTTCGAAATGCCAAGTAGAAGTCAAGCGGCTCCCTCTGGTGGCCGATTCATGATTTCCACAACACATTCCGCAGTTTAGTCCCTAaaagacgatgacgatgacgaattaTGGCGACCCGGGACTGTACCTGTAGGCGCGAAAAACCATGAGGTTGGGAGCGAAAAATATCAagtgggtgacataaaaatgaataaaaaacatcGTTGCCATTATTTTGACAACGCTGCATAAAAATCGAAATTACCTAGGTAATTATCtaggtaataatttttaaaaactaggTATTACTATTACTAGGTAATTTCTAGGTAGAAAAATTGGCCAAAAACTAGGTaaaagtagagaaaaaaaactaggtaATACTAGGTAACTAGGTAAAACTAGGTAATACTACCTAGTATTGCCACCACTACATCCCACGACAGAAGTAATGAAGAGTTAAAATGGCCAATCAAACGCATCGCAATCATCGCCATCATCTTTTTATTCAGTTTATAATTAGTCCGGTACTTTTTGCTGTCCTAAACAGTCGAGCACTTTGCTGGAATACGTagtaataaaattcaaaatcaattggGAGTAAGACAAGGACGACAAGaacattgtagtttatttattattaatttttaagtaaaaggcattttgttttcaaagacaATATCCTGCCCCGAGGAAAGAGAACCCCGCGCAACCCCTTTGTCTCCTCttagtttcttcttcgtctcttctttccattcttcccttggggcaggaaatggcgatattttttttttgtaaacaagGTAGGgacgtttacaaaaaaatcaataataaataaactacaatgtcTAGTGAAGTCAGAAAACAATAAGTAACTTGCCAGAATGATgacaaattcttaaaaaatattaaacactAAAATAACCTGTTCTTTCACTTTGTATTATTTAATCGAATATGAAGCTCCATAAGAGGGCTGTTTTACTTTCAGGCATGTTGTCCCTAATAGGGTTGTGGCCCGGgctgaaggaaaaaaacccaacccaACTCGACCCACCGAGGCATATTTTGTACGGTCCGGGCGACGGGTTGAACCGCCGGGTCCGCGGTCCAACCCGAgtggtggcgccatctagtagtcacataGAGAAGCTCGTTATTCACTATGCCTGCGGCCTCAAGAAAGACCTAAAAATATTGCCGCCAAATGCTCTACGAGAACTTCGTTGCATGAAAAGTAGGATAAGTGGTAGAAAAGGGCGTTCAGGGGTGTACAGAAGACAGAATTGACGTGTCACTGTTGTATGAAGAagataattataaaatttagagaattttttaaagtttgtaaaaaaaaagtgtgtttgacccgattttTTACCCGGGCCATTACCCGGccggtaaaaattttttgacccATGGGTCGGCCCGGGCCGAACCGATTTACTCAGTTGGCCCAACCCGCTCCAACccgtggaagaagaaaaactcatctaaaaaatccattaaaaaaaaccgtcAAAAAACgtccgggccacagccctagtCCCTAATCGAGATTTTCGACCTTTTCCAGGCctggcaactcagcatccttaCGTTGTCTATAAATGAAATAGACATATGTCCTTTATACCAGAGCCATCTAGATTTCAGGTGACGTTAACGTTTCACTTCAAGTCAATAGGTGGTGTGAGACGAACGAAGGACGGTCAAATTAGGCTGCATTTTCTCATAATCGTTATTCGTTATCGTTCATTAAAAAAGTGAGCGAATAAAAGCCAcccctacccccccccccccccaaaaaaagggggatttTGTCACCTGTCATCCCTAGTGGCCTTCCTCTCGCGATTTTTTTAGTCTGCCCTGCACGCAACAAATCATGGTGTTATACCGAATAGAGGCAATTCACCTCGCGGTTCAATTGCATGTCAATTGTTTCGATGTCCGCcattgttgttggttgttttgCTTGTCTGTATCGGCTGAAAGTGTGTTTATTTGGCGATGGCATTGCTGTATTTTCTGCTTGTATCTTATTTAATGAGGCGACAGCGTCGTCTGTAGATAGTTTTGTCATTAGTTCAAtatgaagaaataataaagaatttaaaaatatcggTTAATTAGAGTAGTAAGccctaaaaaaagagaatatttttttaagagaagaaaattttcttgtttatcACCACCAAGAAAATTgcggagaagaaaaataatgacaTAATAATGATAAATGACAACTAAGTTCTTAGATTAAATCTTCTATTATATAAAATGCTTTTGAAATTCAGCAATCACACTACTTTTGGCTATTTCATGGCTTCGACAATCGAAATAATCGAAAATACTTACGATAGAATGTTGCTATATTCGAGTTCAACCTGAGTCACCAACCTGAGTCCGGAAATATCCGGCCTACTTATCTCCCGGTACGACTGTATCGCCGTCGGCATTTTACCCGAGAACTATCCCATGCCGATTCCCCGTACTCAGCTCCGTTCATCGTCGAGGGTCACGGCTCGCAGTGATACGCCCATGGTGACTCGAGAAAGAGTATCCGGATGATCCGTTGGATGAACTGATAGAGGGCGCGAGAACGGAACTATTGGGGGAATTCGCCAAGGTATTTGACCAGTCTACGGGTTTGCGATGCATGGACGGGCCGGATATGGTTATAAGCTTGAAAAATGACGCCCAGCCGTATTATGTCAACGGTGCTCGATCCATTGCAATCGCCGACCGACCAAAAGTGAAGAAACAACAGGACGAGTTCCAAGAAAAAGGCATCATCGAACCAGTCACGGAGCCCTCCAAGTGGGCGGTACTCTTGTGATGGTCGGGAAGCCAGATAACTCCATTCGCAATGTGTGGATCACACTAAGCTTAATCAACATGTCCGTCAACCTACGAGGACGCTTCGTGACGCTGTCGTGGAAATAGAAGGCGACGTTCAGTTCTTCAGCACCTTCTACGCGGTCAACGGGTACTTCCAAATTCCTCTATACCCTGGCTCATGTGATGGAGGTCCTTCCGGTCTTGACCGCCACGCAAAATGCCTCACTTTCAGTGAAAAGAAGTTCAATTTCACGCGAGAATCCATGTAGTGGGTTGGATTCCAGATCAGGTTTTGCGGTGGCCCCGGACAAACTTAAGGCCATCTCAGATTTCCCCCGACCGGCCAACATAACGGAAACTTATGGGGCTCGTAGAGATAATGGCGGTATTTTTCTCAGAAGTGGTGGCCGTTGCTCAGCTCCCGAAATCCTTATGTGTGGAAACCGGACCAACAATGTGCTTTCAGTGCGGTTAAAGCGGCGTCGATGGTGCCTCCAGTGCTGGCTCATTTCCACCCGACCCTCTACGCAGCGCTATAGGTGGACGCTTCTCGAAAAAACGGGAAGGGTTACGCCCTCCTCCAGATTCACAACGACATGTGGAAGCTCGTCGGCGCTAATTCGCGGTGGTGCACCGACGCAGAATCCAGGTACGCGATAGTGGAGCTGGAGCTCATGGCAGTGGAATGGGCCATGCGAAAATACAAATTGTATTTGCTGGGTCTCCCGACGTTTACCTTGATGATCGAAACCCAAGCGCTGGTAACAATTTTGGATCGTTACACTTTGGATGCggtaaacaatcaaaaattGCAACGCTTAAAGGAGCGGGCCATACAAGTCCTTGGACTGGAGGAAGGGGAAGGAACATGCGTTGTCCCGCAAACCGGCGAATGACACCGAACCAGAGAATGAGGTGGCCAATGATGACTTTCATGCCTTCGCCCGGCACATGACGCTGAGGCGTGTAGCAACCATCAGTGTCACTCACTCCAATTACGGCGATAAACTGGCCCCGTCACCTGACACTCCGTCCGAAAGGAAGGATACTGTGATCGAAAGCCTACGCGAGGTAGCAGCAACCGACACGCCATACTGGGCCCTCAATGCCACCGTCGAATCTGGATTTATACGTGTCGTGAGCTGACCGCCCCATCCGTGCGACAGTATTGGGTAATTTGGCATGAATTATCCCTGGACCACCGTTTGGTGCTTTTCGGAAAGCGCATCGTCATACCACAACACTCCCGTCGTGACATCTTCGCGAAACTTCACGCCGCCCATCGGGGGATCGTCAGAATGAAAAGACAAGATCGTCAGACGGTGATATACTGGACCGGCTTAAACTATGATATCGTCTCTATGGTTGAGCGTTGCCAGGCTTGCCAGGAACGGCTTCCGTATAAAAAACGAGAACAACTCCTCCGGGAAGTCCTTCCGTAGCGTGTATTCGAAGAAGTAACGGTGGATCTGTTAAAATCCGGCAGCCTGCAATCGATGCATCGAATCGGAGCAGCTTATCAGATTGTTCCAGCATTTATCCGCCGCAACTTGTTACATCGTTGCACCCTGGTCTACACCAGGCTTCTTCCGTTTCCAGCCTTCCTGTTGGTTCTCTGCAGCCCTCATCGGTTTTTCATGAAATTGGCCTCCGCCAAATGATTCGTCTGTTCCAACATTCGAATGGTTCTCTCTGCTGCCTCATCAATTGTGCTCGTTCAATATTGACATCCACCATTGATTCGTCTGTTCCAGCCTTTCTGATGATGCCTTAACAACCTTATCAGTCGTTTCATTCCGACATCTCTATTTCACCATGAAACTCTTGACGGCCCGGAAAATGGGGCCACGAACGCCAAGCGATTCCAGGAAGAAATGACGTCgtggaagaaaaggagaacaCAAGTCCGAAAACAAATCACAAATGCTCGGAATGAAATCGACGGGATTTTTTCCAGTCAAAGCTCACGAGGTGCCGTAAAAGGATTGGTCGAACAACTTCAACAGCTGCACCGCGAGTCCAGCAAAATCCATACTGAAATTACGAGTAACGAAGAGGACGGCACCAAAAATGATAAACAAGAAGCTATCAATCTCCGCTACATTCAGAATTCCGGTGAGACATTTGATCGAGTTCAAACTTATCTAAATTATAGATTGAACGATCCAGCATCGAAGGTGGATCTTGAAGACCCATAGCGAACGCTCACCGTACAGCGGAGGAGCTAGCTTCAGCACGGAGAAGAGTAAAATACACTGCTGCCCAGAGAAAAGCAGAGGAAGtccgagcagcagcagatgaagCCCGAGCAACAGCAGATGAGGCCCGAGCAGCAGCTGAAGAAGCCAAACGAGCTCTAAACCTATTGCATCTGGAAGACGATGATGATCATCATTCATCCGTCAGTCACCATCATCCCGGTCCAGTTTATCCACCCGTCTTCCCTCCCGCCACAACACTCGGCCGTTAGAATCCGGTCAACTTTCctccagggggggggggggaataattCCGTCACTTGACTGGATCGACCAGTACAGCCTTGGTAAGTTGCCACCATTTATTCAACCCCGTGGATCCCATACATGCAGTACCCACCACAGTTATTGGATCACCCCGATCCAAAAGTGGTGGTTTTTTTAACCCCCGCGAGAAAGGCCTAACGGTGTCTCGCGcgggattttttaaagaattcttAGATTGCTCGTacgaggtttatttttttttgcagaaagataaagaactttctttctgattttaattttcaaaacataTTTGGTTTCTGTATTTAAATTCatcgtttttaaatattggatcACCCAAAAATTTATCGCATGGCCTGTCCCTACCCGTGGCATGGCCTTAGGATATGGCAGACAAAGGATTCCTCCCCGCCGTATCCTAAGGCCCTGTCGTGGGTAGGGACAGGCGGAATGTAAAGGGAATATTTTGATTTCAGAATCAAACTTTGCAGCGAAAATATTATGATATATTATGATTGGAACGACAATTCCTATCTGGGTTTAAACCTTTTTGACTGCACTGTTGGTTCTTTTTGTAACATAAAAAACGGATACTGAAataaaccagaaaaaaatggtttttaaagacctagattatttttaattaatcaattaaaaaacctTTTGCAATGGCCAATATTTTTCAAGGTGAATCTTGGCGTATGCTTGGCGTCCTTCCGCACAGACtaattcttcttcaagaacATTGTCCAGAACAATTTGTTGAATCAATCTATAAACATTGTCCGATATCCACCCCTGGTCTTTGCCAGACATGGAACGGTCATTAATCttctaaaaattaataaaatacaaCTAATTAAATTTGTCTAGCAGATATACAAATTCAATTACCGCCGGAATAAAACTTCCTTTGTTTTCAGAGCGAAAGACATTCACGATGTATTTAATGATGAAGCTGATGAAGCTGAAGATCGAATTGAATTTCTTATATCACGAACATATTCGATTACATCAATTTCGTCATATATTgcctaaattaaaattaaagttaaaaaaaagttagaattttaatttgttctaACGAAAAATAGTTATGCATACGTTGGAGCCGCAAATGTCGCAGCAACTTGGCGAATCACGACTGTAGCTAGTTGGTAATTCATCAAGgaaacttgaaatttttagaTTGCGGCAAACGGTTTGGTTTTCGCAAAAAAACAATGTCTTTAAGAGCTGATATCTACATAGCCTGAAAATGAGCGAGTTTTTTGCTATCGGGATCTGTTGTGTAAATTTTGGTTCTTCAATTGCATCCAAttgcagttttttttatttacggtAGTAAATGAGTTTCTGTTGAACATAGTAACCTGcatatttataaaataatatgCAATTACCCAATTGTCCATCCCGGCCACCTCTTTCGCATTCCTGATAGCAAGATTCCATCGATTTTGGCATTGAAAAGTGGAAAACAAATCGGACATCTAAAAAAGAATGGATTACCATCGAAtgtgaaattgaatttaaaagcaCGTTTACCAGGCTCATTAATACCCAAACCGAAAGCAACGGTGgcacacattaaaaaaaactagagtTTCACGTAGaatttttataatatatagaaataaacatctttgaataaaaagttatTCGCAGAAattcccaataaaaaaaattggaaatgaatTCACAGTAAGAATAACAATAATTACACAAACAAACCTTGTCTTCGCCTGACACTTTTCGTGTCTCTTCCTCTAGACCACCGTGATAGTAGGTGGCAGAAAACCCACACTTCACCAAACAATCAGCAAGCTCTACACAATTCTTTGCGTCATACAATAAAAGATATCACATTGATTTGGATGATACTCACTGATTAAAAATCATCAACGCCGTGGCTTTTTCTTTGGACGTTTTGCTTATCAATGACAATTTCAAGTTATCACGGACACACTGGCATACAGAT
This sequence is a window from Daphnia pulicaria isolate SC F1-1A chromosome 7, SC_F0-13Bv2, whole genome shotgun sequence. Protein-coding genes within it:
- the LOC124348591 gene encoding uncharacterized protein LOC124348591 — its product is MSDLFSTFQCQNRWNLAIRNAKEVAGMDNWVIAYYFINMQVTMFNRNSFTTIPIAKNSLIFRLCRYQLLKTLFFCENQTVCRNLKISSFLDELPTSYSRDSPSCCDICGSNAIYDEIDVIEYVRDIRNSIRSSASSASSLNTS
- the LOC124351140 gene encoding uncharacterized protein LOC124351140, which gives rise to MTTTTTSIQQEPSAWWLRMACFFFFAGLSCYVPLLTAHLQWLGFDLQEIGIINLIASSGAGLGLLLAASWTPRCGHRSNLAVAVLMAAFCGAGLVLIPRLNDRLGGRLETERPVAEILCRPEGSALFFRKCGDTCELDAVARTELSVSDCRFEPQSRLPVNFLDWINRFALTNANSGKAAGGVDDDLSEPERGDLPQKIPIQPSGSQEQFNPTDVEADDNLLRGQSGSSPSGVAPYEYDYDENHRQDDGVEEIERRRKRRQSIPLMDDLVQSPPALSIDDEFEIAEKAELPFTSSPHICFSSYSSSTTTCHVFTGTNHLFRFNTSFYSGITHNGQCFYSLNYDDVDNQILSELRCRSNKPNHQVRCRAEGMKLRASVTRNGTSTCHGRAPDSNFHLVFWLYLIFRTCGEMAVIGAVLLLRIVTLNEDHERVEAVSGASWLTQRRSSLILWWIWGLFGLVAMAPLAGWIADVVSLGIAFLLGSVMLGLAAFCIALSPAPAHPARPHPILAATLAVEEEPEEFTRVTPPVYRISARDLRAILSDGTAVLILLFMLLLGMAAAVNPTILYWYFLELGSTRLMLGASVSTWLVMAPLILLLSGWLWRRCGHRYIFIIGLLLYSIRFLGYTMVDQVVWLVVIETLEPFCSLWMLLTASARIEQLECRNRGVGIRADRWRSWKVNSWALIILFHYSFGRALGGLVSSFAAHYFGLMRAFIGAALISLFVAAVWFFWIHLKSPCQQSSRPKNLNTADATSQFPKGEPPASRRKEKEPERKQKLLKSSPV